One region of Epilithonimonas zeae genomic DNA includes:
- a CDS encoding OmpP1/FadL family transporter, which yields MLKKTFLLLSVPISLVYLKAQDVSVITNTIDIYSNNSINGTSKYNAMAGSMGALGGDISSSSVNPAGIGVFITSDINLTLGINNNKNTSSLTGASSAYKVNNTDLNNSGGVLTIDLTQTASKWKFVNIGINYSTQSLDNVSRSPGNSNIKIIDDFSVPNTVINYTFLGHSYERSGDLSKTSFTVGSNYDNRLYFGAGLNFQNSYFTQYDTAGFYSDLDKTSLGYSKQYTGYEERANGFSANVGVIAKLSNQFRVGAAIETPTWWNIDRGFNIYNFGQNDDSGVEDRNLTTPMKASLSAAFVPSKNFALNVDFIQGLTKPKYDVVTGTEKELNDFFKDSYKNSSEVRVGAEYRIAGFRMRGGYAYQGNNIDNLSLLSYNDNGSASNKSYSNLIVGKRNVIGAGLGYDFQAFYIDASYQNVTSEYSSPFLQGSVDYNSGYFNGGYDVNSEAYAVSKVKNKRDNFFITLGWKF from the coding sequence ATGCTAAAAAAAACTTTCTTACTGTTAAGTGTTCCTATCTCTTTGGTTTATCTTAAAGCTCAGGATGTTTCAGTAATTACGAATACAATTGATATTTATTCTAATAACTCCATTAATGGAACTTCAAAATACAATGCAATGGCTGGCTCGATGGGAGCGCTAGGTGGAGATATTTCTTCATCGAGTGTAAACCCTGCTGGGATTGGTGTTTTCATTACAAGTGATATTAATCTAACTTTAGGAATCAATAATAATAAAAATACGTCATCATTGACAGGTGCATCTTCCGCCTATAAAGTCAATAATACTGATTTGAATAATTCTGGAGGAGTACTGACTATTGATCTAACGCAGACAGCGTCTAAGTGGAAGTTCGTGAATATTGGGATTAACTATTCAACGCAGTCTTTGGATAATGTTTCAAGATCACCAGGAAATTCGAATATTAAAATTATAGATGATTTTTCTGTTCCTAATACAGTAATCAATTATACATTCTTAGGTCATTCTTACGAAAGATCAGGAGATCTCTCAAAAACAAGTTTTACTGTTGGTAGTAATTACGACAATAGATTATATTTTGGTGCCGGACTGAATTTTCAAAATTCATATTTTACACAGTATGATACCGCAGGATTCTATTCAGATTTAGATAAAACTTCTCTTGGGTATTCTAAACAATATACCGGATATGAAGAACGAGCGAATGGATTTTCTGCAAATGTAGGTGTGATTGCCAAATTGAGCAACCAGTTCAGAGTTGGTGCAGCCATCGAAACTCCTACTTGGTGGAACATTGACAGAGGTTTTAACATCTATAATTTTGGTCAAAATGATGACTCTGGCGTTGAAGACAGAAATCTAACGACGCCTATGAAAGCATCATTGAGTGCTGCTTTTGTACCAAGCAAGAATTTCGCTTTAAACGTCGATTTTATTCAAGGTCTAACAAAACCAAAATACGATGTTGTTACAGGAACTGAAAAAGAATTGAATGACTTTTTTAAAGATTCTTACAAAAACTCGTCTGAAGTTAGAGTTGGTGCAGAATATAGAATTGCCGGTTTTAGAATGAGAGGTGGTTACGCTTATCAAGGAAATAATATTGATAATTTATCCTTATTAAGTTATAACGATAATGGTTCGGCTTCAAACAAGTCTTATTCTAATTTAATTGTTGGAAAGCGCAATGTAATCGGAGCAGGTTTAGGTTACGATTTTCAGGCTTTCTATATAGATGCTTCTTACCAAAATGTCACATCTGAATACAGCAGCCCTTTCTTACAAGGAAGCGTAGATTATAATTCAGGTTATTTTAATGGTGGATATGACGTCAACAGTGAGGCTTATGCCGTTTCCAAAGTGAAAAACAAGAGAGATAATTTCTTTATCACGCTTGGTTGGAAATTCTAA
- the dnaX gene encoding DNA polymerase III subunit gamma/tau translates to MENFIVSARKYRPQEFDTVVGQSHVTDTLEHAIDESQLAQALLFCGPRGVGKTTCARILARKINEKSGAADDDGFAFNIYELDAASNNSVDDIRELIDQVRFAPQVGKYKVYIIDEVHMLSQAAFNAFLKTLEEPPAHAIFILATTEKHKIIPTILSRCQIYDFKRITIEDIQEHLRKIAEKESITYEDDALYLIAQKADGALRDALSIFDRLSTFSQKNITLEKAAEVLNILDYDQYLKIVDLAKENDIPSVLTAFDEIVKKGFDPHIFIAGLGNHFRDLMMAQNPKTLNLIEVGEKTKSKFAEQSQKWSAQQLIDGIEICNFADINYKNSKNPRLTVEIALMQLSSLAAGLEAKKKSS, encoded by the coding sequence ATGGAAAATTTCATCGTATCCGCACGCAAGTACCGTCCGCAAGAGTTTGACACTGTTGTTGGACAATCTCATGTTACCGATACTTTGGAACACGCTATTGACGAAAGTCAGTTGGCTCAAGCCTTATTGTTCTGTGGACCAAGAGGCGTTGGTAAAACAACTTGTGCCCGAATCTTAGCCAGAAAAATCAATGAAAAATCTGGTGCGGCAGATGATGATGGATTTGCATTTAACATTTATGAATTAGATGCGGCTTCCAATAACTCAGTCGATGATATCCGTGAATTGATTGATCAAGTAAGATTTGCACCTCAGGTTGGTAAATATAAAGTTTACATTATCGATGAGGTTCATATGTTGTCTCAGGCAGCTTTCAATGCGTTTTTGAAAACTTTGGAAGAGCCGCCAGCTCACGCTATTTTTATCTTGGCGACTACTGAGAAGCATAAAATCATTCCAACGATTCTTTCAAGATGTCAGATTTATGATTTCAAAAGAATCACAATTGAAGATATTCAGGAGCATCTTAGAAAAATTGCTGAAAAGGAAAGTATCACTTACGAAGATGATGCGCTTTATCTGATTGCTCAGAAAGCTGATGGTGCCTTAAGAGATGCTTTATCTATTTTTGATAGACTAAGTACATTTTCTCAAAAAAATATTACACTTGAAAAAGCAGCTGAAGTTCTTAATATTCTGGATTATGACCAATATCTGAAGATTGTTGACTTAGCTAAAGAAAATGATATTCCAAGTGTTTTGACCGCTTTTGATGAGATCGTTAAGAAAGGTTTTGACCCGCATATTTTCATTGCCGGATTGGGGAATCATTTCCGAGATCTGATGATGGCTCAAAATCCTAAAACTTTGAATCTTATCGAAGTTGGAGAAAAAACGAAATCAAAATTCGCTGAACAATCTCAGAAATGGTCGGCTCAACAATTAATTGATGGGATCGAAATTTGTAATTTCGCCGACATCAATTATAAAAATTCCAAAAACCCGAGACTGACTGTGGAAATTGCGTTGATGCAATTGTCAAGTCTGGCTGCAGGTTTGGAAGCTAAAAAAAAAAGTTCTTAA
- a CDS encoding chorismate mutase → MNLNDLKNDWIQDFANPMIIAGPCSAESESQMLETAKRLKESGAEISAFRAGIWKPRTKPNGFEGVGVIGLNWLKKVKEEFGFKTATEVANAHHVFAALEADVDILWIGARSTVNPFTVQEIAQALRGTNKPVLVKNPVNPDLALWIGALERLLGQGVENIGAIHRGFSTYQKTKYRNIPNWQIALDFKNQFPNIPLFIDPSHICGNRTGLAGVAQEAFNVGYQGAIIESHCDPDNAWSDASQQITPEVLAEMINNLQVRNSDISGYEDEMGKHRTLISDMDFQLIELLSQRMKISEKIGTLKKENNIAIFQPERWKVITEYATQKAFETGMSQEFIEKVFKAIHEESIEVQNNIMIDR, encoded by the coding sequence ATGAACTTAAACGATTTAAAGAACGATTGGATACAAGACTTCGCAAACCCAATGATTATTGCAGGTCCTTGTAGTGCAGAAAGCGAATCTCAAATGCTAGAAACAGCTAAAAGACTGAAAGAAAGTGGTGCAGAAATCTCAGCTTTCCGTGCAGGGATTTGGAAGCCAAGAACCAAACCAAACGGTTTCGAAGGAGTAGGGGTAATCGGTCTTAACTGGCTAAAAAAAGTAAAAGAAGAATTCGGTTTCAAAACGGCAACAGAAGTTGCGAATGCACACCACGTTTTTGCAGCATTGGAAGCAGATGTAGACATTCTTTGGATTGGAGCGCGTTCTACGGTTAACCCATTCACGGTTCAGGAAATTGCTCAAGCGTTGAGAGGAACCAACAAACCAGTTTTGGTAAAAAATCCGGTTAATCCAGATTTGGCGCTTTGGATTGGTGCTTTGGAAAGACTTTTGGGTCAAGGTGTAGAAAATATCGGCGCCATCCACAGAGGTTTCTCAACTTACCAAAAAACCAAATACAGAAACATCCCGAACTGGCAAATTGCTTTAGATTTCAAAAATCAATTCCCTAATATTCCTTTGTTCATAGATCCTTCACACATTTGTGGAAACAGAACTGGTTTGGCAGGCGTTGCGCAGGAAGCTTTCAACGTGGGTTACCAAGGTGCAATTATAGAAAGTCACTGTGACCCGGATAATGCGTGGAGCGATGCTTCTCAGCAAATCACACCAGAAGTTTTGGCAGAAATGATAAACAATCTTCAGGTTCGTAACTCTGATATTTCTGGATATGAAGACGAAATGGGAAAACACAGAACTTTAATCAGTGATATGGATTTCCAATTGATTGAGTTGTTATCTCAAAGAATGAAAATTTCTGAGAAAATTGGAACATTGAAAAAAGAGAATAACATCGCTATTTTCCAGCCGGAACGTTGGAAAGTAATTACAGAATATGCGACTCAGAAAGCATTTGAAACAGGTATGTCTCAGGAGTTCATAGAAAAAGTTTTCAAAGCCATCCACGAAGAAAGTATCGAAGTTCAGAATAACATTATGATTGACAGATAA
- the rsgA gene encoding ribosome small subunit-dependent GTPase A, protein MKGIIIKSTGSWYQVLESETKQIFEARIRGKFKLIKTRLTNPLAVGDEVEFSLEQDDVAWITKIFPRKNYLIRKSVNLSKEAHIIASNVDIACFIYTLKFPETSLGFLDRFLACCEAYNISPLILFNKMDTLNDDEKEIVENIEAMYQNIGYDTLEISSYSKLNLNLLVEKIRNKTSVFFGHSGCGKSTLVNAMQPDLHIRTGEISESVLKGKHTTTFAQMHFWDFGGSVIDTPGVREFAMIDVGKEEIQHYFPEIFQKGRDCKYHNCMHINEPKCAVLQGLETGEIEETRYSTYLKLMEEAEEMNQK, encoded by the coding sequence TTGAAAGGAATCATCATCAAGTCAACCGGAAGCTGGTATCAGGTTTTGGAATCAGAAACGAAACAAATCTTCGAAGCCAGAATCCGTGGAAAATTCAAATTAATCAAAACACGTCTTACCAATCCGTTAGCGGTAGGAGACGAGGTAGAGTTTTCTTTGGAACAGGATGACGTCGCCTGGATTACCAAGATTTTCCCAAGAAAAAATTATCTCATCAGAAAATCTGTCAACCTTTCCAAAGAAGCACATATCATAGCTTCCAATGTTGATATTGCTTGTTTCATTTACACTTTGAAATTTCCTGAAACGTCTTTGGGTTTTCTTGATCGGTTTTTAGCTTGTTGTGAGGCGTACAATATTTCCCCATTGATTTTATTCAACAAAATGGATACGCTGAATGATGATGAAAAGGAAATTGTAGAAAATATAGAAGCAATGTATCAAAACATTGGTTATGATACTTTAGAAATTTCATCATATTCAAAACTGAATCTTAACCTTCTTGTAGAAAAAATTAGAAATAAAACCTCGGTTTTCTTCGGACATTCCGGTTGTGGAAAATCAACACTAGTGAATGCAATGCAACCTGATTTACACATCAGAACAGGCGAAATTTCAGAATCTGTACTCAAAGGAAAACATACCACGACATTTGCCCAGATGCATTTTTGGGATTTCGGAGGTTCAGTAATCGATACTCCAGGCGTTCGAGAATTTGCAATGATAGATGTAGGGAAAGAAGAAATTCAACATTATTTTCCTGAGATTTTCCAAAAAGGTAGAGATTGCAAATACCACAATTGTATGCACATCAACGAACCCAAATGTGCGGTTCTTCAAGGCTTGGAAACGGGCGAAATAGAAGAAACCAGATATTCCACTTATCTCAAATTAATGGAAGAAGCAGAAGAAATGAATCAGAAATAA
- a CDS encoding prolyl-tRNA synthetase, whose amino-acid sequence MKNFNNKSLFNFIKSKCLILISSSFLLTSCVIYTGGYSETDGVYYDPNKDSLPAGSYTGNYGNQVDDYYNYQDTYPSIYDNNQQNIQDQNNRYALTSDSDWGNFTGTETNYSSFNNWGYGGWGMGYGYGGWGGFGWGYPNYGWGFNSFGWGMGFGWGWGSSFYSPWGWGGGFYDPFWGYGWGGYYGGYYPYGNYYRPAYIRSGSNGRLGGMISTNNRTNGFRGINSSRTSQMITANNNRIIRNDGNIRNSNGIRGINNGNIRNQNNGNIRQFPNNGGTRNTYPNNGNVRNTYPNNGGVRTSPSYPNNGNIRTQNNGGFRNDSYTAPSRSGSNSGGFNSGGGFRSGGSSGGGGGMRSGGGGRR is encoded by the coding sequence ATGAAAAATTTCAACAATAAAAGCTTATTCAATTTCATCAAATCAAAATGTTTGATATTGATTTCCAGCAGTTTTCTTTTGACTTCTTGTGTTATTTATACTGGAGGTTACTCAGAAACAGATGGTGTTTATTACGACCCGAACAAAGATTCTTTGCCTGCTGGGTCTTATACAGGCAATTATGGTAATCAAGTTGATGATTATTATAACTATCAGGATACTTATCCAAGCATCTATGATAACAACCAGCAAAACATCCAAGATCAAAATAACCGTTACGCTCTAACATCCGATTCTGACTGGGGCAATTTTACAGGAACAGAAACCAACTATTCCAGCTTTAATAATTGGGGCTATGGTGGCTGGGGAATGGGCTATGGCTATGGTGGCTGGGGCGGTTTTGGCTGGGGCTATCCTAACTACGGTTGGGGATTCAATTCTTTCGGTTGGGGAATGGGCTTTGGCTGGGGATGGGGAAGCTCATTCTACTCACCTTGGGGCTGGGGAGGAGGTTTCTATGATCCATTCTGGGGCTATGGCTGGGGCGGTTACTACGGAGGATATTATCCTTATGGAAATTACTACAGACCGGCATACATCAGATCAGGTTCTAACGGTAGACTAGGTGGAATGATTTCTACCAACAACAGAACAAATGGTTTCCGTGGTATTAATTCTTCAAGAACATCACAGATGATTACTGCTAATAATAATAGAATTATTAGAAATGATGGCAACATTAGAAATAGTAACGGCATCAGAGGAATCAATAATGGAAATATAAGAAACCAGAACAACGGTAACATCAGACAATTTCCAAATAACGGCGGCACTAGAAACACATATCCAAACAATGGTAACGTACGAAACACTTATCCTAACAATGGCGGCGTAAGAACTTCTCCAAGTTATCCTAACAACGGAAATATAAGAACTCAAAATAATGGAGGTTTCAGAAATGATAGTTATACAGCCCCATCAAGATCTGGAAGTAATTCCGGCGGTTTCAATTCTGGCGGTGGATTTAGATCTGGTGGTTCATCTGGTGGCGGCGGTGGAATGAGATCCGGCGGTGGCGGAAGAAGATAA
- the proS gene encoding proline--tRNA ligase: MAKLTSRAEDYSKWYNELVVKADLAENSGVRGCMVIKPYGYAIWEKMRDEMDRKFKETGHQNAYFPLFVPKSLFEAEEKNAEGFAKECAVVTHYRLKTDPNNPGKLIVDPDAKLEEELIVRPTSEAIIWNTYKNWVQSYRDLPILINQWANVVRWEMRTRLFLRTAEFLWQEGHTAHATKEEAIEETEKMLEVYAKFAEEFMAIPVIRGIKTPSERFAGADETYCIEAMMQDGKALQAGTSHFLGQNFGKAFDVKFTTREGKIEHAWGTSWGTSTRLMGALIMTHSDDLGLVLPPTLAPIQVVIVPIFKGEEQLAQISDVALDIQAKLRAKGISVKFDNDTQNKPGWKFAEYELKGVPLRIAMGPRDLENRTVELARRDNLTKESVSIDGLENYIEELLKTIQNDIYTKALTYREENITKVDSYEEFKQVLEEKGGFILAHWDGTEEEEEQIKQETKATIRCIPLNNEQEDGVSLISGKPSKQRVVFAKAY; this comes from the coding sequence ATGGCAAAGTTAACATCAAGAGCAGAAGATTATAGCAAATGGTATAATGAACTGGTTGTCAAAGCAGATTTAGCAGAGAATTCAGGCGTTAGAGGATGTATGGTTATCAAGCCCTATGGTTATGCAATTTGGGAAAAAATGCGTGACGAGATGGACAGAAAATTCAAAGAAACCGGACATCAGAATGCTTACTTTCCTCTTTTTGTTCCCAAAAGCCTTTTTGAAGCTGAAGAAAAAAATGCTGAAGGTTTTGCCAAAGAATGTGCTGTGGTTACCCATTACAGATTAAAAACTGATCCAAATAATCCTGGGAAATTAATTGTTGACCCAGACGCAAAACTGGAAGAGGAATTGATTGTTCGTCCTACTTCTGAAGCGATTATCTGGAATACTTATAAAAACTGGGTTCAGTCTTACAGAGATTTGCCGATTTTGATTAACCAATGGGCGAATGTCGTAAGATGGGAGATGAGAACCAGATTATTCCTTAGAACTGCTGAGTTCCTTTGGCAGGAAGGGCATACAGCTCACGCTACAAAAGAGGAAGCTATAGAAGAGACTGAAAAAATGCTTGAGGTTTACGCAAAATTCGCTGAAGAATTTATGGCAATTCCGGTAATAAGAGGAATCAAAACACCTTCAGAAAGATTTGCCGGAGCAGATGAAACTTATTGTATCGAAGCTATGATGCAGGATGGAAAAGCTTTGCAGGCTGGAACTTCGCATTTCTTAGGTCAGAATTTTGGGAAAGCTTTTGATGTGAAATTCACAACCAGAGAAGGAAAAATAGAACACGCTTGGGGAACTTCTTGGGGAACTTCTACAAGATTGATGGGCGCTTTGATTATGACACATTCTGATGATTTAGGTTTGGTTTTGCCTCCAACTTTGGCACCTATTCAGGTTGTGATTGTTCCAATTTTCAAAGGAGAAGAGCAATTAGCCCAAATCAGTGATGTTGCTTTGGATATTCAGGCTAAGTTGAGAGCAAAAGGAATTTCAGTGAAGTTTGATAATGATACGCAAAACAAACCAGGTTGGAAATTTGCTGAATATGAATTGAAAGGTGTTCCGTTGAGAATCGCAATGGGACCAAGAGATTTGGAAAACAGAACTGTTGAATTGGCTAGACGTGATAATTTGACCAAAGAATCGGTTTCGATTGATGGATTGGAAAACTATATCGAGGAATTACTAAAAACAATTCAAAATGATATTTATACCAAAGCTTTAACTTACAGAGAAGAAAATATCACGAAAGTTGATTCTTACGAAGAGTTCAAACAAGTTTTGGAAGAAAAAGGTGGTTTCATTTTAGCACATTGGGATGGAACAGAAGAGGAAGAAGAGCAAATCAAGCAAGAGACAAAAGCAACAATTAGATGTATTCCTTTGAATAATGAGCAGGAAGATGGAGTTTCTTTAATATCTGGAAAACCTTCTAAGCAAAGAGTTGTATTTGCAAAAGCCTATTAA
- the odhB gene encoding 2-oxoglutarate dehydrogenase complex dihydrolipoyllysine-residue succinyltransferase translates to MSILEMKVPSPGESITEVEIATWLVQDGDYVEKDQPIAEVDSDKATLELPAEQSGIITLKAEEGEVVQVGQVVCLIDMDAAKPAGSAAPAEEKPKEEPKAEVKKEEPAPVKAEVAKTETYASQTPSPAAKKILDEKGISASQVTGSGRDGRITKDDAVTASVPAMGSAPAGGNRAQTTTKLSVLRRKIAARLVSVKNETAMLTTFNEVDMSEIFRIRKQYKEEFAAKHGIGLGFMSFFTKAVTRALKLYPDVNASIDGDFKINYDFADISIAVSGPKGLMVPVLRNAENMTLRGVEANIKDLATKVRDGKITVDEMTGGTFTITNGGTFGSMMSTPIINPPQSAILGMHNIIQRPVAVDGQVVIRPMMYVAMSYDHRIIDGKESVGFLVAVKEAIDNPVEFLMDGDERKALEL, encoded by the coding sequence ATGTCAATATTAGAAATGAAAGTTCCTTCACCGGGAGAATCTATCACAGAAGTAGAAATTGCAACGTGGTTAGTACAAGACGGTGATTACGTAGAAAAAGACCAGCCAATTGCAGAAGTAGATTCTGATAAGGCAACTTTGGAACTTCCTGCTGAGCAAAGCGGAATTATTACTTTGAAAGCTGAAGAAGGAGAAGTAGTACAAGTTGGACAAGTGGTTTGTCTTATTGATATGGATGCCGCTAAACCAGCAGGTTCTGCAGCTCCAGCCGAAGAAAAACCTAAAGAAGAGCCAAAAGCAGAAGTTAAAAAAGAAGAACCAGCTCCGGTAAAAGCAGAAGTTGCAAAAACTGAAACTTATGCTTCTCAAACACCTTCACCCGCTGCTAAAAAAATTCTTGACGAGAAAGGAATCAGTGCATCTCAGGTAACAGGTTCTGGTAGAGATGGAAGAATTACCAAAGATGATGCGGTAACGGCTTCAGTTCCTGCAATGGGAAGTGCTCCTGCTGGTGGAAACAGAGCTCAGACCACTACAAAACTTTCAGTTCTTAGAAGAAAGATTGCTGCAAGATTGGTTTCTGTTAAAAATGAAACAGCGATGTTGACGACTTTCAACGAAGTTGATATGTCAGAAATCTTCAGAATCAGAAAACAATACAAAGAAGAGTTTGCTGCTAAACATGGGATTGGACTTGGATTTATGTCATTCTTTACAAAAGCGGTGACAAGAGCATTAAAACTTTATCCAGACGTTAATGCTTCTATTGATGGCGATTTCAAAATCAATTATGACTTTGCTGATATTTCTATCGCAGTTTCCGGACCAAAAGGTTTGATGGTTCCTGTGCTTAGAAACGCAGAAAATATGACGCTTAGAGGTGTTGAAGCTAACATCAAAGATTTGGCAACTAAAGTTAGAGACGGTAAAATCACTGTTGACGAAATGACTGGTGGAACTTTCACAATTACCAATGGTGGAACCTTCGGTTCTATGATGTCAACGCCAATTATCAACCCTCCACAATCTGCAATCCTTGGAATGCACAACATTATCCAAAGACCAGTTGCGGTTGACGGACAAGTGGTGATCAGACCAATGATGTACGTTGCAATGTCTTATGACCACAGAATCATCGACGGAAAAGAATCTGTAGGTTTCTTGGTTGCTGTGAAAGAAGCGATTGACAATCCGGTAGAATTCCTAATGGATGGCGACGAAAGAAAAGCGTTGGAATTGTAA
- a CDS encoding helix-turn-helix domain-containing protein: protein MKKIYFITILLIFKSLYSQQKQFSDFYELKKNYEYFPENDSRAFQFLNKAISLSKKEKNNYQLVQAYKDAVFYTASSKDKLKYADSTILSALSTKDNDLISDAFLGKGIIYYFNYKKYKSALDQYLKAYQYSENTKDEYLKNEILYHLGVVKSYLGYYDSALEHFQKANQFFYKGIQEKAHPNIIFNNKKGYYNTLHRIIVCQRNLKNYKALNSLINIGLSQTQNNPDYKQEYGYFLKEKGIEAFRNKKFTNAISSLQESQKPLLKIKDFSWATVNYFYIGKSYLANDNPAKAILYFKKVDSVFQKHNFILPELRENYELLILHYKDQKDTDKELYYTKQLLQADRIINKDFAYLSSTIHKKFDTKILQDKLNNTNSVGAWIVGILSSVAITLMLLLVMKEKNERKTRINYKILEDKILNSIYTLAQDKIKIESPEHHEETEKCPLNENLVENLLCKLKSFEDKCGYIENGLTINKLAHKLRTNSTYLSQVINDHKGMNFNRYLGELRINYITNKLYTDKVYLNYKIETLAEKCGIASRTNFSNLFREINGMRPTEFIKKRQEYITKNTDDSKKNFPILSSTKKIIL, encoded by the coding sequence ATGAAAAAAATCTATTTCATAACTATACTTCTAATATTTAAGAGTCTCTATTCTCAACAAAAACAGTTCAGCGATTTTTATGAACTGAAAAAAAATTATGAATATTTCCCAGAGAATGATAGTCGTGCATTCCAATTCCTAAATAAAGCTATATCGCTTTCAAAAAAGGAAAAGAACAACTATCAATTGGTTCAGGCTTATAAAGATGCTGTTTTCTATACGGCTTCATCAAAAGATAAACTGAAGTATGCTGACAGCACTATTCTATCGGCTTTATCTACAAAAGATAATGATTTGATAAGCGACGCTTTTTTGGGAAAAGGTATTATTTATTATTTCAATTATAAAAAATATAAATCTGCTTTAGATCAATATTTGAAGGCTTATCAATACTCAGAAAATACTAAAGATGAATATCTGAAAAATGAAATTCTTTATCATCTTGGTGTAGTGAAAAGCTACCTTGGTTACTACGATTCTGCGCTGGAACATTTCCAGAAAGCGAATCAATTTTTCTACAAAGGAATTCAGGAAAAAGCACATCCCAATATTATCTTTAATAACAAAAAAGGTTATTACAATACTTTGCACAGAATCATTGTCTGCCAAAGAAATCTGAAAAATTACAAAGCTCTAAATTCCCTTATCAATATTGGATTATCACAAACACAAAACAATCCGGATTACAAGCAGGAGTATGGTTATTTTCTAAAGGAAAAAGGAATTGAAGCTTTCCGAAATAAGAAATTCACAAATGCTATTTCTTCATTACAAGAATCTCAGAAACCACTTTTAAAAATTAAAGATTTTTCATGGGCGACAGTCAATTATTTCTACATAGGGAAGTCATATTTAGCTAACGATAATCCAGCTAAAGCGATTTTATATTTCAAAAAAGTTGATTCTGTTTTTCAAAAACATAATTTCATACTCCCTGAACTTAGAGAAAATTACGAATTACTGATTCTTCATTATAAAGATCAAAAAGACACGGACAAAGAACTCTATTACACCAAACAACTTCTACAAGCCGACAGAATTATCAACAAAGATTTTGCTTACCTATCTTCTACAATCCACAAAAAATTTGATACGAAAATTTTACAAGATAAGCTGAACAATACAAATTCCGTTGGAGCTTGGATTGTTGGGATATTGTCTTCTGTAGCAATAACGTTAATGCTACTTCTGGTAATGAAAGAAAAAAATGAAAGAAAAACCAGAATTAATTACAAAATACTGGAAGATAAAATTTTGAACAGCATTTATACTTTAGCTCAGGATAAAATAAAAATAGAATCACCAGAACATCACGAGGAAACAGAGAAATGTCCTCTAAACGAAAACTTGGTAGAAAACCTATTGTGTAAATTAAAATCCTTTGAAGACAAATGTGGCTATATTGAAAATGGATTAACAATCAATAAGCTGGCGCATAAATTACGAACCAACTCGACCTATCTTTCTCAAGTTATTAATGACCACAAAGGAATGAATTTCAATAGATATCTTGGTGAACTAAGAATTAATTATATCACTAACAAATTATACACTGACAAAGTATATCTGAACTACAAAATAGAAACTTTGGCAGAAAAATGTGGTATTGCGTCCAGAACCAATTTTTCTAATTTATTCAGGGAAATCAATGGGATGAGACCAACAGAATTTATCAAAAAAAGACAGGAGTATATCACAAAAAATACTGATGACAGCAAGAAAAATTTTCCAATACTATCTTCTACAAAAAAAATTATTTTATGA